CCTTTTTTGATCTCTGCCGCTCGGCCCTTCTCGGTTATCTGCGCTTTCTTTTagcaagtgtggcattttttgCCAACCGCATCTTTTGACAGCACCATCTTTGTCTACTCAGCTTCTTTGACCCCAGCAAAACAATGgaggttcttttcttgttgaaaacgcGGCAGTAGATCTCTTTTTTCGTATTCACCGATTGATCCAGGAACGTTATCCCCATTTAGTGAGGATTTAGTTCTTCTCAGACTCGCTATCGCTCGGCGACAAACCGACTCGTCCCAGTACCCATTGTCATCCTAGGAGCTGAGAGCCCCGCTACGTTTGGGCATCTTTTGGCCCTGACAGATTCCTCTCCGCCTACTAGGATCGGTCCCACTAGGACTTATCTATTCGACCTGCACTGGAGCGAGGAGCCCGATTCTCCAACTCACTCACTTATTGGAGGGATTCCTgttctgataccacttgtcattGGACGAGAGATTCCTTGGCCTTGGAACGACTCGTGCGGCACCTAGCGAGCGGAACTTGTCAGGCCAGCCTTTCTTCTATAGCTATTTCACGAACAATACGGTGAATGCTTTTTCGTATGAGATTCCACCATGCCCAACTTTGCTTGGGCATCTAGTCTATCGAGTGAGATAGCTGTTTtctttaggcacaacaactggtttcggcttGCCATGGCCTTAttaggagagcggcatcagcttCCAACCGGTTTGTGCATGGGAGGCCAACCCCGCCTTCAGAATTCCTAAGTGACATCATCTTTCTATCTCATAACTCTTAACACCAACCGTCTTGACACCACTTTCACAGACCAATTGTGTTCATCCCTTCTGCCTtctcactcttcactcgataaccccaaGCACCACTCACAAGTATCACGAGTACGAGAAGATTTACGGACCGTGACACCAGCATAGGAGTGGTTATGCTAAACATGCCAGGGATTTGTGAGTGGCGATGGTAAGGTAAAGAGGAAGCTCATGAGGCTTTGCGAGATTGCCCGATTATTGGTGTGCATGGAGGTGTCCGGGgggaaagatgaagaaggacTAATGGTACGTTTCAACACAAGcgagaacaagaagaaggaaagcgaaaggaaaaaaaagaacaaatttgaaaaaggaCCCCACACGAGCACCCTGCTTAATCATGCAGGATTCAACAtttaaaaggagaaaatgaagaGCTATATGGTTCATAAGCCGTAAAAGGAAGTGTTTAAACCAaatgaggaaggaaaaaagTGCTACCCTTATATACattgaggaaggaaaaaagTGCTACCCTTATATACATTGGgtgttttcttgcaaatttcACAAGATCACGAATTTGCAACGATCTAATATAAATGTGAGTTTGCAAGAGCTTGATTAGTCTTGAATAATTTGTACCAAACATCATATTTCACGGACGCCCGAGTCACTTGCGGGTCCTAAGAATTCATGCATAATACAGTTACTGTTTCGTTCTTTCAACACCATTTGCGGTGACCTGCTAAAAAGTTTGGATTTTGCTCCTCCTTTGCTCATCCATGCACGTCATGAAGTCGCACAAATCTTTATCTGAGCTCCCTCCATTGATTGCATCCTGAGCGGCGCCACTTATCTCCTTGGCTCGGACCCTTTGGGGCAGATCGCCCCTCAGTGACTCGGCCAAAACCCGGGCCAACTCCTCCGCCTCTGGTATTTTCTCCGACCCCTCGCCGACACGAATCCCCACGCCCAGCTTGTCCACCAGCAGCTTGGCATTCACGAATTGCTCTGCGCCCATCGGCCACGTAAGCATCACCGCCCCGGCGCTGAGCCCCTCCAGAGtcgagttccacccgcagtgaGTCAAGAATGCACCCACGGCCCGGTGCCTCAGTATCGTCACCTGCGGGGCCCAGCCCCTAATCACGAGGCCCCTCCCGGCCACCCGTGCTTCGAAGTCCTCCGGGACCGCCCCGATATCGCCTGCCGCCACGTGCCCTCCCCTGCTCGACTGCCTCGCGCACAGGATGAATCTGACCCCGCTCCGCTCCAGCCCGGCTGCAAGCTCATCCATTTGCCGTTGATTCAGCACGGCGCGGCTCCCGAAGCACACGTAGACGACGGACCCGCCCGGGCAGGCGTCCAGCCACGTCAGCACCTCGCTGGCCGACACCGAGCTGGGCCCGCCCCTGTTGACTGGCCCGGCCGAGCCGTCGCCCTCGGCCGGGAGGATCGGGCCCACTGCCCAAACCCGGTCGTGGCCGAGCTCTTTCCTGAGGTGATCCAGGTACGCACGCTCCAACCCGTCGAACGAATTGACCACGATTCCCCAGCTCTCGAGGTTGCCGATCGCGTCCTCCCGGTAGCGCTCCATCTCCGGATCTCCAGCCTCGTAGATCCTGTATACCGGGGGCAGGTGCGACCAGGGGAAGCGGGGGCGGTCCGGCAGCTTTGCTAACAAGACCGTCGACTCCTCGTCGGGTCGGAGGAGGTCCCGCCACAGGGCGAAGATGACGGAGAGCCCgaacgcgccggtcggcgagaAGACGACGCGCGGCACGCCGCGGTCGCGGGCGAAGCGGTGGGTCCACCCGAGGAAGAAGTCGGAGACGACGGCGCAGGGCGGGGAGGGGTGGGACTCGAACCACTGGGAGAGGAGGGGGAGGTGGAGCTCGCGGAGGGCGCGGAGGGCGCGGGGCGCCCCAGCCGCGGGGGGCTCCGGGGAAGGCAAGACGAGAGGCtggagcgaggaggaggaggcgaggaaGGGGTCGAGCAGGTGGAGGTTCTCGGGGGTGACGACGACGGTGACGGTGACGGCGGCGCCGGGGCGGGGGAGGTGGAGGAGCTTGTGGGCGAGGTCGAGGAGGGGATGATGTGACCGGCGGTGGGGTAAGGGTACATGAGGATGTGGACGGACATGGCTGGAGCTTCGATCAGGTCTGGCCGGTCCAAGCTAGCAACGAGGGGAACGTGTCTATCGTCTCGCTCTCTCCGCCGCGCTTCGAGGCGGTGGGCTTTcgatggcggcgacggcgagggcggAGGGATTTAAAAGGACGAATCCGTCGAAGAGGACGAAGCTTTCTCGAGCGACGTGGTGGCGCacagagcgagagagagagagagagagaggtggtttCCGTTGACTGGGAGTGATTGCTTTCGTCACCGCTGACGAACTTCCGGCGACAACGGCAAATTCGCAACATGACAACGGAGGTTGGCCCCTACCTCGGGGGGTCTCGGATCTCGAGGACTGAGACCATGAATTAAtgacaattaaattataattaaattgtgaTCTTATAGATGAAAAATCCATTGCTACTTTACAACGGCGACGGGATCGGTTCCAAGAAATTAATCTGCGAAAgcaattttttatcatttatttttaattttaaacctctGACATGACATTGAAAACtgtaataaaattaaaacaGTAATTCAAATCTCGCGTCATATTTCGTGGAAGAACACCATTGGCCTATTGCTCTCGACTTTTATGCTCACGTGCGGTGGAGACACATTTTGTTTCTACGCTCACATGTCAAGCCGACAAGAGAAAAATCTTAAAAGgcgaagagagagaagccataCTTTTTAGGGATAATAcattgaaaaatcctaaacccagacatttgtacaaatttaccacaaactattttttttttgaccatgaaaaactccaaactggtaaacttgtgacaaatttacccccgACTGATTATAAAaacctaaactagtacatttatgacaaatttaccccaaactaatttattcgactgcaaaaaaccctaaactggtaaatttatgacaaatataccctatgctaaattggattaatactacaaaaaattataaaaattgtaaactgtgacaaatggaACGTAAAATCCTAGATTGGTATACTAGttaactatcacgtgtcatttaactttaagaataaaatttaacgaaaactaacataaggtaaatttgtcacaagtgtaccagtttgggataaatttatcaaaaatataccagtttggggtttttggcggtcaaaaaaatagtttggggtaaatttgtcacaagtgtaccagtttagggttttttagagTATTATCCCTactttttaatagtattttccATAGTACAAGAAGAGCACTATACAAAAGGGGCTTGTGGGGAAGGTCAATAGCGAGCCCAATTCTAGTGCCGACAAAAGTGTGAAGCATGGCATAGTTGGCATCATAGATATTGAACTTATCAATGCTTTGCGACTTGAGGAATAGGGAGGCGCAAAGAGAAGAGAATAGCTTGTAAGAGAGAAAGTAGAAAAGGCGATTTGCATGAGGTGAGGATTTTGATGTCAAAGGgggtgaaaaaaagaagaagacaagcaTGACCcccatgagaaaaaaaaagaaaaaagaattgacaaaaaaatggaGACAACTTTTATAAAGTTGTAATAGAAGTGGTAAGCCACATAAAAAGTATTAAGGCCAAAACACTAAAAAAAGAGCGTTTAAATTAGAGGAAAAGTGGAAAAAATGTGGTCATTTCTCTAATTAGATTGTAAATTTCTTCCCTTGTTTTCCCAACATCAGTTGCTAGTTGTTCATCCTTTGACTATTACACTTTGCGTGGGCAACCTCGTCCAACGTCGGCACAATGTTATAAAGCTTAAGTCGCAGCTATCCTCCACCCACACGACTTTCGAAAGGAGGGGATAGAGAGATTATGTTCATGAACATTAGTAccattgcctttttctttttttcctttttctttattatcttctctctctaattattataattattttgctCTATGTTGACATTATGAAAGCTATGAATTCCTTGATTTGGATGGAGATAGATGACTTTGTTTCCAAACGGGAAGAGACACTGTGAGTGTCACGCAACTAATAATAGATTTGAATTGTGCACTCTCAATTTTGAAAGTCGAGATTAGAGACAAGCCCTTTTGAGTTTTAATTGGAGGCCGGGGCGACCACGAGATCGAGATGCGACTAAATCAAGATCTTGACAGATGTCGAAGAATATCTGTGTTGTGTGTTGAGTGAACAAGCTTCTTAGTTACACAAAACAAAAACTCACAAAATGATCTGTTGATGCCACTTATTATATTGAATCATGCATGCATGCACTTATCCATCATAATCCCCCCTTACAAAGCTTGAGGACGCAATGCTGACGACCCTGTTCCTTACACAAAAATAATTGAAACACTTATTTGctctaaggaaaaaaatagtaGATTAATCTAGATTCCAAtgcattaaattaaaaagaagaaaggaggggACAGAGAGCCTATGTTCATGAACATTGGTATCATTGccttataattattattattattattattattattattattattattattattattattattattattattattttcttctctctctgattattataattattttgctCTCTGTTGATATTACGAAATCTTTTGATGGCCTGAAATCACTTCATAGCAGCATAAAAGCAcgtataaaaattattcatgaatTAAAATCAGCATCGTCCTCTGGTTTCTACACTTGCCGAAATCAATTTGACCTCCATTCAGCGTCGAAATCAATTTAAGGACACATACACATAAAAAGGGTCATATTTGTAAGTGGTAGAAAAAACTGTGTAATTTCTTTATATATCAACGTAAGAGTACTTATTTAGTGATTTTATAAAATGACCCGATTTGTTTGGTATAGAGAGAGCCTATTcgaaaatgaaatattcaaaCGATGAtatgcatctcaatttattTGTTGAACTAGAAGTTATGTTTCACCCACCGGTCTGGTGGAgagaaaaatggggaaaaaggagaaaagggaaagaaaagaaaaaggaaaaaaatccagaaatttaataaaaaaaatcgtaCACATTAGTGTTAGGCATCTTCTCGTGAACCTGATTTGTTTTGTATGGAGAGAGCctgtttgaaaatgaaatattcaaaCGATGATATGCATCTCAGTTTATTTGTTGAACCATAAGTTCTGTTTCACCGGCCGGTCCAGTggagagaaaaagggggaaaaaagagaaaaaggaaaaaaaaatccagaaatttaatgatttaattgtaCACATTAGTATTAGCATAGCATGTAGGACGACCGGCACTTACTGGATTGCTTCATCaataatttctagccaaaattagctgaaaaGACTATTGAGAAATTGTTATAAAGTTTAAGACAAAAacaatatatttaaaatgtttataattaaattaatcacttGCGctagattttgaattttttttgataaatatccTTGTAAACGCGTTGGTATAGGAAGCACAAGACGTAAAGGGAAATGGAAGTGTGCTCCTACGTGCTAGCGAAAAAAACCCCTTTCCCCTTTCTCTAATAATAAGGGCAACCAAAGTCCTTAGTATAGATTGGTTGCGGGATACGGGATCCTTGGAGTAGGCTGGACCAACATCCAACCGAGAGAGGGTAGCCTTCAGagagaaaagtacaaaaaagtcataaacctattgtattgatactaattcagttataaacttttcaattggactaatttagtcctaaattttttcatattggtactaattcgatccattcagccaattttggctggtcAACATTGATGTGAATATTGACCGGTCACCGGATGTTGATgtggtaatttttaataattttttttttcatattttttattaaattttttcttttctatttttccgaGCTAGCCATTCCCAAgaaagtccaaggaggaagaagagagaaaaggaaaggaaaaagaaaataaaaaggaaaaaaagaaaaaaggaaaagaaaaaattaataaaaaatttgaaaaaataaaaaataaattaaaaattatcacgttAGCATCGGTTGGCCAAAAATAGccaaatggattgaattagtatcaatatgaaaatttttatgactaaattagtccaatcGAAAGGTTTGAAACTGAATTAGTACTAATGCTTGATTACTTTTTTAGTACTTTCCCTGCCTTTAAAAGCAACAAGTTGGGAAACCAAGAGAATGAGTATGGGTTTAAGTAGGTTGCATTCGAATTTTGATGATAGAAATCTAATCCCATCGTAGGCAAGAGAAATTTAATTGATTCTTTGCATTACCAACTGAAGATTTTGACATTTGACGGCtcatttgcttctctttttcaatTGTATGAGCAGAACTTGTATTTCTTCTAGAAAATCTCCTAATTTTTCCAGAGCAACTAGAAATAGATTATTTAACTAGAAAGAATTCAATTTAGATGTAGGGTACCTATCTAGAAGTTTTTGCAACTCCATCATGTATGATGGAATCATCCAAGACTTGACATTTTTAAACTCTGTCTGTAACTCACTATAGGCTCGAGAAACAAAGAGAAGATGTGTATGAACGATATATGTAgcaataagaagaaagaagatgattgAATAAAGGAACTCCTGAACATTTGTAGATCTCAGATGGGTTGATATCAATGGTGACTCATTATTTCGATGAATCATTTCTTCGGACagaagaaaattatgtaaaCACTTACTCGAAATCTCACTTATCAGATTTCATTATGGAAGACATAAAATTTTCTGAAGAATTTACCATGATATATTTGATCCATGCacaatatcatgaaaaatggatACAAATTTTTGACTGCTACTTAGTATGTGTGATAGCATCTACTATACCAGGAATTTGTATCTTATTTACAAATGAGGTACTACATGAGCTCAAGATTCATCTGGAATGATAGTCATTGTCATAAAAGAAATCTCCATTTTGTGGTGTGATTGAATGGAGGACATTTGAGATTCATGAAAGTTATCATAGATTTTACTATTGTCGAGCTAGAAAGTGAACTTACTCGTAGGGAAATTTTGTATTCGATATAGTTTATTGCTCCTAAGAGCGGCATTTAGATCCATATCAATGAGATTAGATTTGTGCTCTACCGCCGTCCGGATAGACTAAagtttgaaaaaaggaaagggcaTTTTGCCCCCTTTTATGGGCTGTGGAACAACAATTCGAGACGAGTTGTCGGAATATGCCCTGTCAAATCAGTCGCACTTTATTTACAACATCAGGTCCCACGTcgtatccttttcttttcatttgggCCCCTGAACGCCGCCCAGTTGGTATAGGAAATTAGTCTTTGGGACTCTCAACTTCATTGTGAAGAATTTCGTTGTTGCTTCTTAATTGAGCAtcaaattctttatttatttattaatgagTTGATGGAAACCTGATCTTCAATTATTAATTTaccaaattcttttaataataaagaaagTAAGACAGACAATCTTCGCATGGAAAATTGAGATGCAACTTCCAATCACTTTATTACCTAAGCAGTTTTccaagagaggggaaaaaaagcgaaaaaagaaaaaaattctttttcctttgcctcCTTGGCCTCCAAGATCAGTATAAAATATTCACTTctactgaaaataaaaaaagagaaaaaaaatatagttttaGTCGTCAAATTGGACTAGCTGGCGACGGTATGCTCCGACAGGCTCCTCATGAATCCATCCAAGTCCTTCTCTGAGCTTCCGCCGACGATCGTGTCCGTCGCTGCCTTGCTTAGGTTCTGCATCCGTCCCCTCTTTGGCCACGTCCCGTCAAGCGAGTCAGCTAGTGCCCGGGCCGAGTTAATCATCACATCGTTCGGCACCTTGCACGCTTAGATCGCGATGCCCAGTGGTCCATTAATAGCTTCGCATCCATGTATTGGTCGGTGTCCATCGGCCAAGGTCAACATCACCATTCCCACTCCGATCGCCTTGAGGATCAAGTTCCAGCCGCAGTGCGTCAGGAATCCATTGACAGCGTAGTGCCTCAGGATCGCCACCTGCAGGGCCCACCCCCGAATGACCAGCCCCACCAACCCACCGCGCAGCCTTGGAACCCGTCCGGCAGGAGCTCGTGGCCGTCTAGCACCTTGCCGCCCACGGTCTGCCGTCCACGGTCCGCTGCATGCGCCACACTAAGTGGACCCGGCTCATCTCCCTTCTGGACTTGGCTCtatccatcattttccatgctTTGGTGATATCGTACTTATCTTCATTGTGGGAAGCAAAACCTAACATAGAATCTTCATCTTCCAATGGTTGTAACTTGAGGATGGCTCACCTAATTTGTCATGCCCTGGATGATGACGGTCTTGTTTTTCACTCTTAGGATACGTTTGGTTTAACAATTTCAAGGGGTTTTCAGCCTCTAAAGCCCATTGAAGAAAtgttaaatcttttgacaactATTTTCAAAGagctttcaagtgaaaattaacATTGAGAAGGCTGCAAGCTCAATGTCTAATGCTAGTCTATGAgcattgggcttttagcattcggcaaaatactaaaattcatttttttttctttcaaaactatcttcatcaattctttaaattttcaattttgtccatcgttattttattgatttttttaaattcttatttgcttaaaattgaaaaaataatatacatatatatataatttcttaaaaaaaaagaagattaaacCCTTCGCCGGTGAGCTAGATTTGGTGTCGGTAGCCATCGGTTGAGGTCGCCCGAGGTTGGGTGACTCAAGCAATGTGTGACCCGTGTAATCGCCGCTTGGGTCTCGCAACCTCAAGTGGCCCTCACTTGGGGCTCGCGAGGTTATGCAGCTTTAAGTGGCGGTCTCTTGGGTTGTGCGACTATAGCCCTTCGCCGAATCGGCGACCATAGCCTTTTGTCAAACCGGCAAAGGGTTtagtcttctttctttctctctctctcttaaatatttatatatatacattattttttcaattttaacaaataatttttttttaaaattattttcgagctCACCCATGATGGAAGCTCAATGACTCCGACTTCCTCCGTTTTCCAGCCGCTGCGCGCGTCTTTCCATTTATCCCCTTgtccgagagagaggagaatgGGGCAGC
The nucleotide sequence above comes from Eucalyptus grandis isolate ANBG69807.140 chromosome 2, ASM1654582v1, whole genome shotgun sequence. Encoded proteins:
- the LOC120290461 gene encoding flavonol 3-O-glucosyltransferase UGT89B1-like; the protein is MGELAMIQSSGDNFPTRGLSPAPETKGTKRVAILRHYAVNGFLTHCGWNLILKAIGVGMLGPARPDRSSSHVRPHPHVPLPHRRSHHPLLDLAHKLLHLPRPGAAVTVTVVVTPENLHLLDPFLASSSSLQPLVLPSPEPPAAGAPRALRALRELHLPLLSQWFESHPSPPCAVVSDFFLGWTHRFARDRGVPRVVFSPTGAFGLSVIFALWRDLLRPDEESTVLLAKLPDRPRFPWSHLPPVYRIYEAGDPEMERYREDAIGNLESWGIVVNSFDGLERAYLDHLRKELGHDRVWAVGPILPAEGDGSAGPVNRGGPSSVSASEVLTWLDACPGGSVVYVCFGSRAVLNQRQMDELAAGLERSGVRFILCARQSSRGGHVAAGDIGAVPEDFEARVAGRGLVIRGWAPQVTILRHRAVGAFLTHCGWNSTLEGLSAGAVMLTWPMGAEQFVNAKLLVDKLGVGIRVGEGSEKIPEAEELARVLAESLRGDLPQRVRAKEISGAAQDAINGGSSDKDLCDFMTCMDEQRRSKIQTF